The sequence below is a genomic window from Nostoc flagelliforme CCNUN1.
CATTAAAGCAACTAAGCCATCAAGAAGGTACAACTCTATTTATGACCCTGTTGGCGGCGTTCAAAACGTTATTGTACCGCTACACAGGACAAACAGACATATTAGTAGGTTCGCCAGTTGCTAATCGGAACTCTGTTGAAGTTGAATCATTAATAGGATTATTTGTCAATGTTTTAGTGTTGCGTACTGATTTATCTGAGCAACCTACTTTTAGAGAATTACTCGCACGAGTCAAATCCACAGCTTTAGAAGCATATATTCATCAAGACTTACCTTTTGATAAGTTAGTAGAAGAACTACAGCCTGAACGCGATCTCAGTCATAACCCGTTATTTCAGGTGATGTTTGTTCTTCAGAATGTGGCGATCGCTACACCAAAGTTATCAGATGTTTCTCTAACTTTTGCGGAGGGTGATAACGGCTCGGCTAAGTTCGACTTAACTCTGTTCATGGAAGACAGAGAACAGGGATTAGTTGCAACATTGGAGTACAACACACATTTATTTAACACCGATACTATCCATCGGATGCTAGGACATTTCCAGACACTACTAGAAAGTATAGTTAGCAAACTCGATACTAAAATTGCAGAATTGTCGTTGTTAACAGAAGTTGAAAGACATCAGTTACTTATTGAATGGAATGATACTAAGAGAGACTACCCACAAAAGCAGTGTATACACCAACTATTTGAGCAGCAAGTAGAACATACACCAGATGCGATCGCTCTCATCTTTGGAAATCAAAAACTTACCTATCGAGAGTTAAACGAACGTGCTAACAAAGTTGCTCACTATCTCAAAACTCTGGGTGTAAAACCAGACGTATTGGTGGGTATCTGCATGGAACGTTCTTTAGAGATGGTAATTGGGATATTAGCAATTATTAAAGCAGGTGGTGCTTATGTACCTTTAGATCCTACTTATCCCAAAGAGCGTTTAGCATTCATGCTGGGAGATGCTCAAGTGTCGGTGCTGTTAGTGCAACCACATATAGTCCCAGAACTACCGCCACATCAAGCACAAGTAGTATGTCTAGGCTCCGACGCTCAAGAGTTTGCTGCTTACAGCCTTGAAAACCCAACTAGTGAAGTTACAACAGAAAACCTAGCTTATGTAATTTACACCTCCGGTTCCACAGGAAAGCCCAAAGGCGTACAAATTTCTCATGGCGCTGTTGTCAACTTCTTAATGGCAATGCGCCAAAAGCCAGGATTAACCCAACAAGATATATTACTCTCAGTCACTACATTATCTTTTGATATTGCGGCTTTAGAAATATATCTGCCCTTAACTGTAGGCGCTCAAGTAGTCATTGTGAGCCGTCAAGAAGCTTCTGATGGTATCCAATTATCAAAACGGTTAAATTCCTGTGGTGCTACAGTCATGCAAGCTACCCCAGCAACTTGGCGAATGGTGTTAGCTGCTGGCTGGAATGGCAATCAGCAATTGAAAATTCTTTGTGGTGGTGAAGCACTAGATTACACCCTTGCCCAAAAATTACAGCAACGGAGTAAACAAGTCTGGAACTTATATGGCCCTACAGAAACTACTATTTGGTCAGCAGTATCTCAGGTACAAAATACCATTGCGATTGGTCATCCCATTGCCAACACCCAATTTTATATCCTCGATCAATACTGTCAATTAGTACCAATAGGTGTAGTTGGTGAATTACATATCGGTGGTGCTGGACTGGCTCGTGGTTATTTGAATAAACCTGAATTGACTCAACAAAAGTTTATTTCTAGTCCTTTTGAATCAGGAAAGTATTTGTACAAAACAGGAGATTTAGTACGTTATCGTTCTGATGGAAATATTGAATATTTAGGTAGAATTGACCACCAAGTTAAAATTCGTGGCTTCCGCATTGAACTAGGAGAAATTGAAGCAGTATTAGGACATCACCCAAAAGTCAGAGAAACGGTAGTAGTGTCTAGAGAAGATATCCCAAAAAATCAGCGCTTGGTAGCTTATGTAGTTCCCCATTCAGAAATGACATTTGCTTTGCATGAATTGCGCGATTATCTCAAAGACAAACTACCTGATTACATGGTGCCTTCTGCTTTTGTGGAGTTAGAGGCATTACCACTGTCACCTAATGGTAAGATAGACCGCCGTGCCTTACCTCTGCCAGATATTAAACGCCCTGAATTACAAGCAGCTTATGAAGCACCAAACTCGGAAATAGAAAGAGCGATTACTAAAATTTGGCTTGAGATATTACACTTAGAAAAAGTGGGTATTAATAATAGCTTTTTTGATTTGGGTGGTAATTCGTTATTAATGGTTCAGGTTAATCATAAATTACGAGAAGTTCTACACAGTGACATTTCAGTTTTAGAAATGTTCCAGAACCCAACTATCAAATCTTTGGCTAAGTATATAAATATAAGTTCAAAAGAAACATCACCTTTTGAATCTTTAAATAACCGCATTCAAAAGCAAAGAGAAGCTGTAAATAGACAGAAAAGCTTGATGAAACGCGGCAGAAATCTAAATAAATAACTATTGTACTGATGCCAGAAAATATCAATTAGTTAAATTAGAGAATACAGACTATAATGCTTGAAACTGATACATTATCAATCAGCAGTGCAAAAATAATTCATAACAATACTTCGCAATCAATTTTGCAACTGCCTGTGCAAGAAACTTTAGACTACTTTAAATCACATGGTGTTTTATTATTTCGAGGGTTTGGTGTTAACTATGAACAAATGAAGGCATTCGCCGAAAAATTCAGTTCAAGATTTGTCTTAGATAAAGATAGACCAATAGTTGATTCACGCAATAAATATGTCACTTTAGTAGACCCAGGGATGCACTATGTTAGTCCCCATTGCGAGAATGCAAATTCTCCATTTCGTCCTGATGTGATCTGGTTTTGCTGTAGTGTACCAGCTTCTCAAGGCGGTGAAACTTTATATTGGGATGGTGTACAAGTTTGGCAAGCATTAGATGAAGAATTACGACAATTATTTATTGCTAAAAAAATCAAATTCTTCCAAAAATTTCCGGCTGCTGACTGGAAGCGTTTTCTAGGGGCAGGTGCTACTTTAGATGATGTCAAACGCACTCTGAACGGCATTTCCGGATTGAGTTACAAAATTAATGAAGACCAATCTGTTTCTCTAGAATATGTTTGCTCTGCCTTCGTTAAGACAAAATACGGACATCAAGAAGCATTTGCTAATAGTTTAATTTCAGAGTATAAAAATCCTAGAGGAGCCGTAACTTTTGCAGATGGTTCACCTATCCCATCAGCAATTATTAATCAAATTCAGCAAGTGATGAATAACTTAACTGAGGTGATACCCTGGCAAGCTAGTGATTTAGTTATGATTGATAATTCTAGATTTTTGCATGGTCGCCGCTCTTTTACCGATATAAAACGCAGAATTTACTCTCTTCTAAGTTATATGAAATAGGAGAAAAGGTAAAAATAAATTATTCAGTTTGAATTTGTTGACTGTTGACCTTTGAGTGTATAATTGTAAACAATCGCAATCAACGATAATGATAAAATATTTTTACTTGTAAGCCCCTGAATTAGGAGAAATATCTCCGCGCCTCTACGTGACAGAGTGACAGAAATTTAAATCGAACCCTAGAGAGAGAAAATGGGTAGTACAGCATCTGAAACATCAATGGAAGGAATCGCAATTATTGGGATATCAGGACGTTTCCCTGGAGCTAATAACATTGCAGAATTTTGGCAAAATTTACAAGCGGGAATAGAATCAATTTCTCAGCTTACAGATGAAGAGTTATTATCAGCAGGTATTGCTCCTAGTTGTTTAGATGATAGTAACTATGTCAAAGCAAGCGGTGTCTTAGAAGATATTGATTTATTTGATGCTGCATTTTTTGACTTTAATCCTAAAGAAGCGGAAATTACAGACCCACAACACCGTTTATTTTTAGAGTGTGCTTGGGAAGCATTGGAAAGTGCTGGTTATGACTCTAATAGATGTGAAAGTCGGATAGGAGTTTATGCTGGTGCTAGTTTAAATAATTATTTATCTTTTGACTTAAATGCTGACAAATTTGGCTCGGCACAGTCTTATCAAAAATTAATTGGTAATGATAAAGATTTTCTGTCTACCCGTGTATCTTATAAATTAAATTTAACTGGCCCAAGTCTGACTGTTCAAACAGCTTGTTCTACTTCATTAGTAGCAATAAACTTGGCTTGTCAAAGTTTAATTAATTATCAATGTGATATGGCTTTGGCGGGAGGAGTTTCGATTCGGGTTCCTCACAAAACTGGTTATTTGTATCAACCAGGAGGAACTTTATCTCCTGATGGTCATTGTCGTGCTTTTGATGCTCAAGCTCAAGGAACGACTGTTGGTAATGGTGTGGGAGTTGTTTTGCTCAAACGGCTAGATGATGCGATCGCAGATGGCGATCACATCTATGCAGTCATTAAAGGTTGGGCAATTAACAACGATGGTTCAGTGAAAGTTGGTTATACTGCACCTAGTATTGATGGACAAGCAGAAGCGATCGCCGAAGCCATTATGTTAGCCGACGTTGAACCGGAAACCATCAGCTATATTGAAGCGCATGGTACTGGTACAACTTTAGGCGATCCCATTGAAATTGCGGCTTTAACCAAAGTTTTTCGCTCTAGTACAGACAAAAAAGGTTTTTGTGCGATCGGTTCTGTCAAAACAAATATCGGTCATCTAGATGCAGCCTCCGGAGTCACAGGACTAATCAAGACAGCTTTAGCCCTAAAAAATCAACAAATACCACCCAGCCTGAATTTTGAACAACCCAACCCCCAAATTGATTTTGATAATAGTCCTTTTTACGTCAATACAAAACTAACCCAATGGAAACAAGAACTATCTCCGCGTCGCGCGGGTGTTAGTTCTTTGGGAATAGGGGGGACAAATGCTCATGTTGTTTTAGAAGAAGCACCAATACAAGTCAGAAGTCAAAAGTCAAAAGTCAAAAGTCAATATCTACTGTGTCTATCGGCTAAAACTGAATCTGCATTAGAAACTGCTAGTGATAATCTGGCTCAACATCTTATCCAGCATCCTGACCTAAATCTGGCGGATGTTGCTTATACCCTGCAAGTAGGGCGTAAAGAGTTTAATCATCGTCGTATCTTGGTGTGTGAGAATATTCAAGATGCGGTCAGTGCGTTAGAAAATAGAGCTTCTCAACGCGTTTTTACTCACTACCAAGAACCATGCGATCGCCCGATTACCTTCATGTTTCCTGGGCAAGGTAGTCAGTATGTCAACATGGGTAAAGAACTCTATCAAACAGAGTCAGTCTTTCGTGAAGCTGTAGACCATTGCTGTTTGATACTTCAACCTCTATTGAGTCTAGATTTACGTACAGTCATCTATCCCCAAGAGTCTGACACAGAAACAGCACAAGAAAAGCTCACGCAAACATTCCTAACCCAGCCAGCATTATTTGTCATCGAGTATGCCTTTGCTCAGTTGTGGATGTCGTGGGGCATTTCTCCCAGTGCAATGATTGGTCATAGCATCGGCGAATATGTGGCTGCTTGTTTTGCTGGTGTAATGTCTATAGAAGAGGCATTAACTCTTGTTGCCATGCGTGGACGACTTATGCAGCAATTGCCAAGCGGGAGTATGCTATCGATTCCCCTCTCAGAAGCAGAAGTCAAACCTTTACTAAATGAAAACTTATCTTTAGCTGCTAATAATTCCCTTTCTTCCTGTGTAGTGTCAGGAACTCATGCTGCTATAGATGCACTTTTTGAGCAACTAATTGCTCAAGGAATAGAATGCCGTCGCCTGCATACTTCTCATGCTTTCCATTCGCAGATGATGGAACCGATTTTACAGGCGTTTATTGCGGAAGTTAAGAAAATTACTTTAAATTCACCGCAAATTCCCTTTATCTCCAATCTCACCGGAACTTGGATATCGGCACAAGAAGCTACAGATCCACATTACTGGGCAACTCATTTACGACAAACAGTGCGGTTTGCAGATGGTATCTCTGTGTTACTGCAAGAGCCAAACCGCATTCTCTTAGAAGTAGGGGCGGGGCGGCCGTTGTGTACCTTTGTCAAACAACAAGCCGGAGTAACTCAGCAGCCGATACTGTCTTCATTACGACATCCTAAAGAAAAACAAGCAGATACAGCGTTCTTGCTCAATACACTTGGTCGCCTCTGGTTTTTCGGAGTTGTAGTAGATTGGTCTAACTTTAATACTTCTGAGCGCCGTTATCGCATCCCGCTACCGACATATCCTTTTGAACGTCAGCGTTGTTGGATAGAACCTCAGAAAAAATCTAGTGAATCTCTGGCTGCTAACAAGAAAAAGCCCGACATAGCAGACTGGTTTTATTTACCTACTTGGAAACAAGCAATTGCTCCCCAACCTGTAAAATCTGAAAAACAGGTCTTGGTATTCGCTGATACTGATCAAGTAGGTTCACAAATAGTCAAACGTTTAGAAAGTGAAGGGCAAAATCTTATTACTGTCTGGCAGGGAGAGCAGTTTGGCAAATTAAGTGAAAGGGAATATACCATCAATCCCAGCCAGTCTGATGATTATGATGCTCTAATCGAAGAATTGCAATTTTTTGGGCAAATTCCAGATGCAATTTTACATTTATGGAGTATCACAGCAACTGAACAAACAACATCAGGAATTGAGTTATTTGAGAATTGCCAAAACCCAGGTTTCTACAGCTTGTTATTTTTGGCACAGTCTCTGAGTAAACAAAATATTACTCAAATTGTAGATATCTTGGTCGTTACCAATGATATATACGATGTGACAGGGCTGGAAAAATTAAATCCAGAGAAAGCAACTGTTTTAGGAATGTGTAAAACAATTCCGCAAGAGTATGCCAATATTTCCTGTCGCAGCATTGATATTGTGCTTCCTCCGGCTGAAACTGTTGCAGAAAGCCAACTGTTAGACCAACTTTTAGCTGAGTTAAATGCTAAAGAATTTGAGAGTGCGATCGCCTACGGTGGGCGGAACGCCATCGCTTATCGTGGGCATCATCGTTGGCTACAATCTTATGAACCATTACGGCTAGATAACGACCAACCGCCCAAGTTGCGACAAGAAGGAGTCTATCTAATTACTGGTGGTTTAGGTGGTATCGGTTTAGAAATTGCTGAGTATTTAGCTCAGACAGTCAAAGCGAAACTAGTACTGATTAGCTCTTCGGCTTTCCCTAGCACAGATGAATGGCAGCAATGGCTGGAAACACACGACGAACAAGATAAATTCAGTAGTAAGATTCAGAAATTACAAGCACTAGAACAACTGGGTGCAGAGATTTTAGTCCTAAACGCTGATGTAGCCAATTTAGCCCAAATGCAAGCGGTTATTACTCAGGCTGTAGACCGTTTTAGTCAGATAAATGGTGTCATTCATGCTGCTGGAATTAAGCTGTTTAGAACAGTTCAAGAGATAACTAGAAACGAATGCGAACAACAGCTCAGAGCTAATGGTCATGGACTGTTTATTTTAGAAACAGCATTGCAAGGAATAAAGCTTGACTTCTGTGTCTTGATATCTTCCTTATCATCTGTTTTAGGTGCATTAGGAATGGCAGCGTATCCAGCAGCCCATCACTTCACCGATGCCTTTGTTTACAAGCACAACCAGACAAGCTCTACACCTTGGATTAGTGTGAATTGGGATAGCTGGTTAACTAGTCAATTAGCTACAGAGTTGGTGAAAAAACCAGAAATTTCTAGTGAATTGTTCATGAGCAATCATGAAGGAGTTGAGGTATTTAAACAAGTCTTATCTTTAAATAAAGTTAATCAGATAGTTGTTTCAACAACTGATTTACAAGCTAGAATTGAACAGTGGATTAAGCCTTTAGCAATTATTAACCAACCTAATCCACTAACATTACACTCCAGACCATTTTTGCAGAATAGTTATATTGCTCCTAGAAATGAAATAGAGCAAAACATTGCTAATATTTGGCAAGAGATTCTAGGTATTGAACCGATAGGTATTGAAGATAACTT
It includes:
- a CDS encoding type I polyketide synthase, producing MGSTASETSMEGIAIIGISGRFPGANNIAEFWQNLQAGIESISQLTDEELLSAGIAPSCLDDSNYVKASGVLEDIDLFDAAFFDFNPKEAEITDPQHRLFLECAWEALESAGYDSNRCESRIGVYAGASLNNYLSFDLNADKFGSAQSYQKLIGNDKDFLSTRVSYKLNLTGPSLTVQTACSTSLVAINLACQSLINYQCDMALAGGVSIRVPHKTGYLYQPGGTLSPDGHCRAFDAQAQGTTVGNGVGVVLLKRLDDAIADGDHIYAVIKGWAINNDGSVKVGYTAPSIDGQAEAIAEAIMLADVEPETISYIEAHGTGTTLGDPIEIAALTKVFRSSTDKKGFCAIGSVKTNIGHLDAASGVTGLIKTALALKNQQIPPSLNFEQPNPQIDFDNSPFYVNTKLTQWKQELSPRRAGVSSLGIGGTNAHVVLEEAPIQVRSQKSKVKSQYLLCLSAKTESALETASDNLAQHLIQHPDLNLADVAYTLQVGRKEFNHRRILVCENIQDAVSALENRASQRVFTHYQEPCDRPITFMFPGQGSQYVNMGKELYQTESVFREAVDHCCLILQPLLSLDLRTVIYPQESDTETAQEKLTQTFLTQPALFVIEYAFAQLWMSWGISPSAMIGHSIGEYVAACFAGVMSIEEALTLVAMRGRLMQQLPSGSMLSIPLSEAEVKPLLNENLSLAANNSLSSCVVSGTHAAIDALFEQLIAQGIECRRLHTSHAFHSQMMEPILQAFIAEVKKITLNSPQIPFISNLTGTWISAQEATDPHYWATHLRQTVRFADGISVLLQEPNRILLEVGAGRPLCTFVKQQAGVTQQPILSSLRHPKEKQADTAFLLNTLGRLWFFGVVVDWSNFNTSERRYRIPLPTYPFERQRCWIEPQKKSSESLAANKKKPDIADWFYLPTWKQAIAPQPVKSEKQVLVFADTDQVGSQIVKRLESEGQNLITVWQGEQFGKLSEREYTINPSQSDDYDALIEELQFFGQIPDAILHLWSITATEQTTSGIELFENCQNPGFYSLLFLAQSLSKQNITQIVDILVVTNDIYDVTGLEKLNPEKATVLGMCKTIPQEYANISCRSIDIVLPPAETVAESQLLDQLLAELNAKEFESAIAYGGRNAIAYRGHHRWLQSYEPLRLDNDQPPKLRQEGVYLITGGLGGIGLEIAEYLAQTVKAKLVLISSSAFPSTDEWQQWLETHDEQDKFSSKIQKLQALEQLGAEILVLNADVANLAQMQAVITQAVDRFSQINGVIHAAGIKLFRTVQEITRNECEQQLRANGHGLFILETALQGIKLDFCVLISSLSSVLGALGMAAYPAAHHFTDAFVYKHNQTSSTPWISVNWDSWLTSQLATELVKKPEISSELFMSNHEGVEVFKQVLSLNKVNQIVVSTTDLQARIEQWIKPLAIINQPNPLTLHSRPFLQNSYIAPRNEIEQNIANIWQEILGIEPIGIEDNFLELGGDSLLSIQITARANKAGLRFTNQHLFEYPTIGQLAEIADRTQTVFSEQGLVEGKLPLTPIQHWFFEQNLVDAHHWNQTVVLEVQQSLNLVFLEQVIQHLLIHHDALRLRFREEGSGWQQINASSDEVVPFEQIDLSGLLPQQQEQAFEAAAMKIQASLNLTSGPIVRIALFDFGTHQPSRILLAIHHLAIDVGSWRILLEDLETAYQQLSQGQAIKLQSKTTSFKQWALRLTEYAQSIELQREQVYWLAAERDWLLPLPVDYADGANTVESADTISVILNMPETQALQEEIAATYRVQTDDVLLAGLAQAFSKWTGKQSLLVDLEGNGRDVIFDDIDLSHTVGWFTNIAPILLEIGETEETGEILKQVKEQIRSFPNQGLGYGVLRYLSGDEIITEKLRSLQQAEVLFLYLGNYEQTVPESSLFNLSPKSSGLSRSSRTQRSHLIEINALIVQEQLKIDWIYSQNIHQRQTIESLAQDFKTALLSLITGSQSSTVPNYTPSDFTEFESSQWNQDDIENILAAINQVTS
- a CDS encoding TauD/TfdA family dioxygenase; this translates as MLETDTLSISSAKIIHNNTSQSILQLPVQETLDYFKSHGVLLFRGFGVNYEQMKAFAEKFSSRFVLDKDRPIVDSRNKYVTLVDPGMHYVSPHCENANSPFRPDVIWFCCSVPASQGGETLYWDGVQVWQALDEELRQLFIAKKIKFFQKFPAADWKRFLGAGATLDDVKRTLNGISGLSYKINEDQSVSLEYVCSAFVKTKYGHQEAFANSLISEYKNPRGAVTFADGSPIPSAIINQIQQVMNNLTEVIPWQASDLVMIDNSRFLHGRRSFTDIKRRIYSLLSYMK